The following are encoded together in the Thalassolituus oleivorans MIL-1 genome:
- the gcvH gene encoding glycine cleavage system protein GcvH has translation MSNIPADLKYVASHEWIRVESDGTVTVGITDFAQDQLGDVVFVELPDVGTDVEAEQDIAVVESVKAASDIYAPLSGKIIAVNEALADAPETVNEDPYGEAWFFKMELANSDDLNALLDADAYAALCE, from the coding sequence ATGAGCAACATCCCTGCTGATTTGAAATACGTTGCCTCCCACGAATGGATCCGTGTTGAAAGCGATGGCACCGTAACGGTTGGCATCACTGATTTTGCACAGGACCAACTGGGCGACGTTGTATTTGTTGAGTTACCAGACGTTGGCACTGACGTTGAAGCAGAACAAGACATTGCTGTTGTTGAATCGGTTAAAGCCGCTTCTGACATCTATGCACCGCTGTCGGGCAAAATCATTGCTGTTAACGAAGCATTGGCCGATGCGCCAGAAACCGTTAACGAAGATCCGTACGGTGAAGCTTGGTTCTTTAAAATGGAACTCGCTAACAGCGACGATCTTAATGCGCTACTCGATGCTGACGCTTACGCAGCACTTTGCGAATAA
- the gcvT gene encoding glycine cleavage system aminomethyltransferase GcvT, with the protein MGKQTALYAKHLEANGKIVDFGGWDMPIHYGSQIAEHNAVREHAGMFDVSHMTIVDVRGPDAKAFLQKLLANDVDKLTEVGKALYSGMLNHDGGVIDDLIVYRMEGWYRTVVNCSTREKDLEWMDKQSRGFDISLTERPELAMVAVQGPKAIKIVQGIKTEAADLIASLKIFQGLPHSDWFFARTGYTGEDGLEIMIPETEVAAFWQALTDAGVKPAGLGARDTLRLEAGMNLYGNDMDETISPLQAGMGWTIAWQPADRDFIGREALEQQQAAGVTHVQAGLVFESRGVMRSHQKVIVDGIGEGEVTSGTFSPSLQYSIAMARVPAGTGDTCQVDMRGKLVDVRVVKLPFVRNGKKQFE; encoded by the coding sequence ATGGGCAAGCAAACCGCTCTCTACGCTAAACATCTTGAAGCTAACGGCAAAATCGTCGATTTCGGTGGTTGGGATATGCCAATCCATTACGGGTCACAAATCGCCGAGCACAATGCGGTTCGTGAACATGCAGGCATGTTCGATGTATCGCACATGACCATCGTTGATGTTCGCGGCCCAGACGCAAAAGCATTTCTGCAAAAATTACTCGCCAACGATGTCGACAAGCTCACCGAAGTTGGCAAAGCCCTATACAGCGGCATGCTCAACCATGACGGCGGAGTGATTGATGACTTAATCGTTTACCGTATGGAAGGCTGGTATCGCACGGTCGTCAACTGCTCGACGCGCGAGAAAGACCTTGAGTGGATGGACAAACAAAGCCGCGGTTTTGATATCAGCCTTACCGAGCGGCCAGAGCTTGCTATGGTTGCAGTACAAGGCCCGAAAGCCATTAAAATCGTGCAAGGCATTAAAACCGAGGCCGCCGATTTAATTGCTAGCTTAAAGATATTCCAAGGTCTCCCTCATTCCGACTGGTTCTTCGCACGCACCGGCTACACTGGCGAAGACGGTTTAGAAATTATGATTCCAGAGACTGAAGTCGCTGCATTCTGGCAAGCACTGACCGATGCCGGTGTTAAACCTGCAGGACTTGGTGCACGTGACACTCTGCGCCTAGAGGCAGGCATGAATTTGTATGGCAATGATATGGACGAAACCATTAGCCCCCTGCAAGCAGGCATGGGCTGGACCATTGCTTGGCAACCTGCGGATCGTGATTTCATCGGCCGTGAAGCGCTAGAACAGCAACAAGCTGCGGGCGTAACTCATGTTCAGGCCGGTTTAGTATTTGAGAGCCGTGGCGTTATGCGCTCGCATCAAAAAGTAATCGTTGATGGTATTGGTGAAGGCGAAGTGACCTCTGGCACATTTTCTCCTAGCTTACAGTACTCGATTGCGATGGCACGAGTACCAGCCGGAACTGGCGACACGTGCCAAGTAGACATGCGCGGTAAGCTGGTTGATGTACGCGTCGTTAAATTGCCATTCGTACGTAATGGTAAAAAGCAGTTCGAGTGA
- a CDS encoding helix-turn-helix domain-containing protein: MKKATPTLNCSVANIHDTPALLHVVSVLENSQLVDTYPTLFLEYGQILGMQATAQTDNLKQLLEKMQTLISTPERPFSLKILDDGMTSHCEFLWLSSSDPTPSQGLSELILAYGYTLGFAFITGIHEQISIFLPYPEPEYAAQYPLYAPLRVTYNAPYLAMRIPSAQLLAPLSTDVISFGPKEANLRSSQLIVQKAANILRNNLREPPALADLAAQLSLTERTCKRRLQEAGTHYQQLLADLRLEQAHYWLNQRICNVSQAAERLGYSSVANFSKAFKKWSGYSPTHAKQRREPEPA; encoded by the coding sequence ATGAAAAAAGCGACACCGACACTCAACTGCTCGGTCGCCAATATTCACGATACACCGGCATTGCTTCACGTCGTCTCAGTACTCGAGAATAGCCAACTGGTCGATACTTATCCGACACTTTTTTTGGAATATGGACAAATTCTAGGGATGCAGGCAACCGCACAAACTGACAACCTCAAACAGTTGTTAGAAAAAATGCAGACCTTGATTAGCACGCCTGAACGTCCTTTTTCTCTTAAAATTCTTGACGACGGCATGACCAGCCACTGTGAATTTTTGTGGCTATCGTCATCGGACCCAACACCGTCTCAGGGTCTATCAGAGTTAATACTCGCGTATGGGTATACCTTAGGCTTCGCCTTCATCACGGGTATACATGAGCAGATCTCCATATTCCTGCCCTACCCAGAGCCTGAATATGCTGCTCAATATCCACTCTATGCCCCCCTCAGAGTAACTTATAACGCACCATATTTAGCGATGCGTATTCCTTCCGCACAATTGCTCGCACCGTTATCAACTGACGTCATTAGCTTTGGCCCGAAGGAGGCTAACTTACGCTCATCGCAGCTGATTGTGCAGAAAGCCGCCAATATCTTACGTAACAATCTGCGCGAGCCGCCGGCGCTGGCCGATTTAGCCGCGCAATTGAGCCTAACAGAACGCACCTGTAAGCGCCGTTTGCAAGAAGCGGGAACACACTATCAGCAGCTGCTGGCTGATTTGCGTTTAGAACAAGCTCACTACTGGCTAAATCAACGTATTTGCAATGTAAGCCAAGCGGCCGAACGCCTTGGTTACTCTAGTGTCGCCAATTTTTCGAAAGCCTTTAAAAAGTGGAGCGGTTACTCACCAACCCACGCCAAACAACGTCGCGAGCCAGAGCCAGCCTGA
- a CDS encoding cation:proton antiporter, with product MDSTILAFAFVAILAFACQWLAWRVKLPAILFLLASGLIVGPLTGWFDPDPLFGDLLFPLISLSVAIILFEGSLTLDFAEIRAQKNVVQRLITIGALVTWGVIAAATHYLFELSWSLSVLFGALTVVTGPTVIVPMLRTVRPNASIGNILRWEGILIDPIGALLVVVVYEFMVAQGQALGLTSGLLAFVEIIAAGSIMGLAGGWILSAILKRHWVPDYLENLATLSLVFVVFGVANALAHESGLLAVTLMGMWLANQKDIRMAEILNFKENLTVVLISGLFIILAARLTLDDIIALGWTPLILLAIMQFVARPLSVLISSTGSTLRWQEKALLSWIAPRGIVAAAVSALFAIKLEQAGEEGALILVPLTFSVIFGTVVLQSATAGFLARWLGVNEPPPNGFLIVGANSVARAVATELKKHNVRVLVSDSNWDNIRAARMKGLETFFGNPVSEYAEQRLDLVGIGKLLALSPERSNNTVAGMRFGSEFGTHNIYALQTTSEAKLSEKHQHGEEHRGQRLFAETMTYSKFSSLLSQGGEMHSTRLTKEFGFEKFIDINGKEAIPLFAITPEGKVQICVIGREFKPSAGWTIVSLFTPSLVTERAASNTATS from the coding sequence ATGGATTCTACAATTTTAGCGTTCGCCTTCGTCGCCATATTAGCATTCGCTTGTCAGTGGCTAGCATGGCGCGTGAAGCTTCCCGCGATTCTCTTTTTACTTGCCTCTGGCCTCATCGTAGGACCGCTCACTGGATGGTTTGATCCTGATCCGCTATTCGGCGACCTACTCTTTCCGCTGATATCACTATCGGTTGCTATTATCTTATTTGAAGGCAGCCTAACCCTAGATTTTGCCGAGATTCGAGCGCAAAAAAACGTTGTACAAAGATTAATCACTATTGGCGCTTTAGTAACGTGGGGCGTCATTGCCGCTGCCACCCATTACTTATTCGAATTGAGTTGGTCTTTAAGTGTGCTCTTTGGCGCACTGACTGTAGTTACCGGCCCAACCGTCATTGTACCTATGCTACGGACTGTGCGGCCCAATGCCTCAATCGGTAATATCCTGCGCTGGGAGGGGATTCTTATTGATCCCATCGGTGCACTACTCGTGGTGGTAGTGTATGAATTTATGGTGGCGCAAGGTCAAGCCTTAGGCCTAACCAGTGGCCTACTTGCGTTTGTCGAAATTATAGCCGCAGGCAGCATCATGGGACTTGCTGGCGGTTGGATATTATCCGCGATACTAAAACGTCACTGGGTTCCAGATTATTTAGAAAATCTAGCCACTCTATCGTTAGTTTTTGTGGTCTTCGGTGTAGCTAACGCCTTAGCACACGAATCCGGTTTATTGGCGGTAACCTTAATGGGGATGTGGCTTGCGAATCAGAAAGATATTCGCATGGCTGAAATTCTCAACTTTAAAGAAAATCTAACCGTTGTTTTAATCTCAGGGCTATTCATTATTTTAGCGGCTCGCCTAACACTCGACGACATTATTGCACTGGGTTGGACCCCTCTTATTTTGCTGGCGATCATGCAGTTTGTAGCCCGCCCGCTATCGGTTCTTATTTCCTCTACTGGCAGCACATTAAGGTGGCAAGAAAAGGCGCTATTGTCTTGGATTGCACCACGCGGCATCGTTGCCGCCGCTGTATCCGCGCTCTTCGCAATTAAGTTAGAACAGGCTGGAGAAGAAGGCGCTTTGATATTAGTCCCTCTCACGTTCAGCGTAATTTTTGGCACAGTCGTTCTGCAAAGCGCAACCGCTGGATTTCTGGCCCGCTGGCTTGGCGTTAATGAGCCACCGCCCAATGGTTTTTTAATTGTTGGCGCCAATAGTGTTGCTCGTGCCGTTGCCACCGAATTAAAAAAGCACAACGTGCGGGTACTCGTCAGCGATTCTAACTGGGACAACATCCGCGCAGCCCGCATGAAAGGGCTTGAAACCTTCTTTGGCAATCCCGTTTCAGAATACGCTGAGCAACGCCTAGATTTAGTCGGTATTGGTAAACTATTGGCACTATCCCCTGAGCGCAGCAATAACACAGTAGCGGGAATGCGTTTCGGATCAGAGTTTGGCACGCACAACATTTACGCGTTACAGACGACCTCTGAGGCAAAACTTAGCGAAAAACACCAACACGGCGAGGAGCACAGAGGGCAGCGCTTATTTGCTGAGACCATGACTTACAGTAAGTTTTCAAGCCTATTGTCCCAAGGGGGCGAAATGCACTCAACGCGTCTAACTAAAGAATTTGGCTTTGAGAAATTTATCGATATCAACGGTAAAGAAGCGATTCCCCTATTCGCTATTACACCGGAAGGCAAGGTTCAAATATGTGTAATTGGGCGTGAATTTAAACCCAGTGCTGGTTGGACAATCGTCAGTTTGTTTACACCTAGCTTGGTTACAGAGCGCGCTGCGTCTAACACAGCGACCTCCTAG
- a CDS encoding energy transducer TonB family protein: MMRPLTGNHANKYLPWSMVWALTLSIILHTALFISARTEIHYERPHTIINATIQTTVAKRNDSQDQRGDSGNSSLADAPTAQDASRAAVAATPASATQPKKNAQPSTAPAASAPSKTQASKPVVAANQPRAAKSARLSDQEPQQETEAPSALQSLTNAITPSQPAPTTVPPTEAKPVEDANIASNPKSATNSASLKIRGDEDVITDPVERAYYKELMAHLMRKLPAHPPGIIGNVRLQLEINYSQVITGVEIIVSSGDKRTDEWARRAALSVSPVPPVPKSLLQPYYFRPTIKLAD; this comes from the coding sequence ATGATGCGCCCGTTGACCGGAAATCACGCCAACAAATACCTGCCTTGGTCTATGGTTTGGGCCTTGACGCTATCCATTATTTTGCACACTGCACTCTTCATCTCTGCGCGCACTGAAATTCATTACGAACGACCGCACACTATTATCAATGCCACTATCCAAACGACAGTAGCTAAACGTAACGACAGTCAAGATCAACGCGGAGATTCTGGTAACAGCAGTCTAGCGGATGCACCGACGGCACAAGACGCTAGCCGCGCAGCGGTAGCCGCAACGCCAGCTTCAGCCACACAACCCAAAAAAAACGCACAGCCCAGTACGGCACCGGCAGCCAGCGCCCCAAGTAAAACGCAAGCGAGTAAGCCTGTTGTGGCAGCTAATCAACCCCGCGCCGCCAAATCCGCACGCCTAAGCGACCAAGAACCGCAACAAGAAACTGAGGCGCCAAGCGCACTGCAATCACTAACCAATGCCATAACGCCCTCCCAACCAGCGCCAACAACAGTACCACCCACTGAAGCAAAACCAGTGGAAGACGCGAATATCGCCAGCAATCCCAAGTCTGCGACAAACAGTGCTTCACTTAAAATTCGCGGTGACGAAGACGTAATCACGGATCCTGTCGAGCGTGCTTATTACAAGGAGCTAATGGCGCATCTAATGCGCAAACTTCCAGCTCATCCTCCAGGGATTATTGGCAATGTGCGCTTACAGCTCGAAATCAACTACTCCCAAGTTATCACCGGGGTCGAAATTATTGTCAGCAGTGGCGATAAGCGCACAGACGAATGGGCGCGACGAGCAGCACTGTCAGTTAGTCCAGTTCCTCCAGTACCCAAAAGCCTACTGCAGCCCTACTATTTTCGCCCAACCATCAAACTCGCAGACTAA
- a CDS encoding peroxiredoxin, which translates to MSVLVGKQAPDFTVPAVLGNGSIVEEFNLYDAIKGKYAVVFFYPLDFTFVCPSELIALDKRMDKFTEMGVEVISVSIDSHFTHNAWRNTPVNNGGIGAVKYTMAADIDHGICKAYDVETMGGVALRGAFIIDKDGVVRAQNINDLPLGRNIDELIRLVDALQFHEEHGEVCPAGWNKGDKGMNASPEGVAKYLSESAEAL; encoded by the coding sequence ATGAGCGTATTGGTAGGAAAGCAAGCCCCAGACTTTACCGTTCCGGCAGTATTGGGTAACGGTTCTATTGTTGAAGAATTCAACTTGTACGATGCCATTAAAGGAAAATACGCGGTTGTGTTCTTTTATCCATTGGACTTCACCTTTGTATGTCCATCAGAACTGATTGCTCTTGATAAGCGCATGGATAAATTTACTGAAATGGGTGTTGAAGTCATTTCTGTTTCTATCGATTCTCACTTTACTCATAATGCATGGCGCAACACGCCTGTAAATAACGGCGGTATTGGTGCTGTTAAATACACTATGGCGGCAGATATCGATCATGGCATCTGCAAAGCATACGATGTTGAAACCATGGGTGGTGTTGCTTTACGCGGTGCATTTATCATCGATAAAGACGGTGTTGTACGCGCGCAAAATATCAACGATTTACCACTGGGTCGTAATATCGATGAATTAATCCGTTTGGTTGATGCGCTGCAATTCCATGAAGAGCACGGCGAAGTGTGTCCAGCGGGTTGGAATAAAGGCGATAAAGGTATGAATGCTTCACCAGAAGGTGTGGCTAAGTATCTATCTGAGTCTGCTGAGGCTTTGTAA
- a CDS encoding cyclic nucleotide-binding domain-containing protein, giving the protein METTLSQQLQRFIPFDEWSEDIIDGLLPHFRIYILDKGKVVFKRGDADEECHFLLKGTMDLADEHFNVTNVDAEDDDNFMALDSTHHIHRYAGITTSECEFVSVKRAHLDLISTWAELRTDIRQSGDTEDDESDWLERLVTSELFNRIPAGNIQKLLSRFEEVPVKLGDEIIRQGEPGEHCYVIKHGRALVTRSDGENIQTLAALTHGNLFGEDALVSSLPRNATITMSSDGVLMRLAKEHFDALLRQPVVTFITAKQIEKLVEEGDTGTVVLDVRHEEEYAADPMLRARNIPLAKLRDRLKELEPAFIYIVAGGNRAEAAAYILSEAGFDARVLKEPQ; this is encoded by the coding sequence ATGGAAACTACGCTGAGCCAACAATTGCAGCGCTTTATCCCGTTTGATGAATGGTCAGAAGACATCATCGACGGGCTTCTGCCGCACTTCCGCATCTATATCCTCGATAAAGGCAAGGTCGTATTCAAACGCGGCGATGCTGACGAAGAGTGCCACTTTCTTCTGAAAGGCACGATGGACCTTGCGGATGAACACTTCAATGTCACCAATGTTGATGCCGAGGACGACGATAACTTCATGGCACTCGACAGCACACATCACATCCATCGCTATGCGGGTATCACCACTAGCGAATGTGAATTTGTATCAGTTAAACGTGCACACTTAGATTTGATTTCGACTTGGGCCGAATTACGCACGGACATCCGTCAATCTGGCGACACTGAAGATGACGAAAGCGACTGGCTTGAACGCCTAGTGACCTCAGAACTGTTTAATCGCATTCCTGCAGGGAATATTCAGAAGCTGCTGTCGCGCTTCGAAGAAGTCCCAGTAAAACTTGGGGATGAGATCATTCGCCAAGGTGAGCCCGGTGAACATTGCTACGTTATCAAACACGGCAGAGCGCTAGTCACTCGCTCTGATGGCGAAAATATTCAAACACTCGCGGCCTTAACACATGGCAACCTGTTTGGAGAAGACGCTCTCGTAAGCTCACTTCCTCGTAATGCCACCATCACCATGAGCAGCGATGGCGTTCTTATGCGTCTAGCGAAAGAACATTTTGATGCTCTACTGCGCCAACCTGTGGTGACCTTCATCACGGCGAAGCAAATAGAAAAACTCGTGGAAGAAGGTGATACCGGCACTGTCGTGTTAGACGTGCGTCACGAAGAAGAATATGCGGCCGATCCTATGTTACGAGCACGCAACATACCGTTGGCTAAGTTGCGTGATCGCCTAAAGGAATTAGAGCCTGCGTTCATTTACATCGTAGCGGGAGGCAATCGAGCAGAGGCGGCAGCCTACATATTATCGGAAGCTGGATTTGATGCGCGGGTATTAAAAGAACCGCAATAA
- a CDS encoding TRAP transporter large permease subunit — translation MDQKVSAGNRTLYQWLAALPAFLVLVFVITLNTSHTMHAQLLQLGEAIWEGYFQLREDPVQPSCDVNMDVEVATQRLIAERNAIPEDDGFSLFEPDPVDPVAIRRSLEAVKSQCQEKFDQYNATKDRITTGVQIFRSVEKGIAEFGSAGMSVERILLAILVLICGGTALVTRHHIALRPTVTAMDYRVSAGAQFIAFCLLFYSVYSFKVIAFSAGVEVTTEHAALHWIWIFGFASPILITLYQMIVVPKEAEPGGSFLKAQLAIPLYANMAMIAGVYFLSVSHPSGIAIYLNQMMELSQLFLNVGLYVWVGMLLKRTEMAQKIFNIFRPFNLPPEMLAVAVVALAAIPTAYTGGSGIFVIAVGGLIFMELRRAGARRQLALAATAMSGSLGVVLRPCLLVVIVAALNNEVTTDQLFGWGVKVFFLTTLLFAVFALITRKAPLEYRKPTGDVWPEFLAALKPLIPYVILIAVTLGAYALLLNAYLDEFSAPIILPVLMLVILFYERLTQEKDVLKRENMNIDYIEERVGASLNDLKTGRDSMEKIVREATTEATGHIGALLMLMGMTMGIGGVIDRAEIMLLLPAEFSSIWMAMALLVGMLVFIGMIMDPYGAVVLVTATIADIAYKNGIDPVHFWMVTLVAFELGYLSPPVALNHLLTRQVVGEREFELAKEESAGENFWYRNERILLPLVTMAVALVIVAFLPLAIGYD, via the coding sequence ATGGATCAAAAGGTAAGTGCGGGCAACCGTACATTATATCAGTGGCTAGCTGCTTTACCTGCGTTTCTCGTCCTAGTATTTGTCATAACCTTGAATACCAGTCACACCATGCATGCACAGTTGCTGCAGCTAGGTGAGGCGATCTGGGAAGGATATTTTCAATTACGCGAAGATCCGGTTCAACCAAGCTGCGACGTCAATATGGATGTCGAAGTGGCAACTCAACGCTTGATTGCCGAGCGTAACGCCATACCGGAAGACGATGGCTTCTCTTTATTTGAGCCAGATCCCGTTGATCCTGTTGCTATTCGGAGATCTCTGGAGGCAGTAAAGAGCCAGTGTCAGGAAAAGTTCGATCAGTACAATGCTACGAAAGATCGGATAACGACGGGCGTGCAGATCTTCCGTTCGGTTGAAAAAGGCATCGCTGAGTTTGGTAGTGCTGGGATGTCTGTTGAGCGCATCTTGCTCGCCATACTCGTATTGATATGTGGTGGTACGGCACTCGTCACACGTCATCATATAGCTCTGCGTCCTACCGTCACGGCGATGGATTATCGTGTGTCTGCGGGTGCTCAGTTTATCGCCTTCTGCCTTCTGTTTTATTCTGTTTATAGCTTTAAGGTGATCGCCTTCTCTGCTGGAGTTGAAGTCACTACTGAACATGCGGCGCTGCACTGGATTTGGATTTTTGGTTTTGCTTCGCCAATCCTCATTACCTTGTATCAAATGATTGTGGTGCCCAAGGAAGCCGAACCTGGCGGTAGCTTTCTAAAGGCGCAACTGGCGATTCCACTTTATGCAAATATGGCGATGATAGCCGGTGTCTACTTTCTCTCAGTGAGTCATCCTTCCGGTATTGCTATCTATCTGAATCAAATGATGGAGCTGTCGCAGTTATTTTTGAACGTTGGCCTGTACGTTTGGGTCGGTATGCTGCTTAAACGTACCGAGATGGCGCAAAAAATATTTAATATCTTCCGCCCATTCAATCTTCCTCCTGAAATGCTAGCGGTTGCCGTTGTGGCTCTGGCGGCCATTCCAACAGCATATACCGGCGGTTCAGGTATCTTTGTTATCGCGGTCGGTGGCTTGATCTTTATGGAGCTGCGTCGTGCCGGTGCTCGCCGTCAGTTAGCGCTTGCAGCGACGGCTATGTCTGGTTCGCTTGGTGTCGTTTTGCGTCCTTGTTTGCTTGTGGTGATCGTAGCGGCACTCAACAATGAAGTAACAACCGACCAGTTGTTTGGCTGGGGGGTGAAAGTTTTCTTTCTGACCACCTTATTGTTTGCCGTTTTTGCCCTGATAACTCGTAAAGCGCCACTCGAATACCGTAAGCCAACAGGCGATGTTTGGCCTGAGTTTCTGGCCGCACTGAAGCCTTTGATTCCTTATGTTATTTTGATCGCGGTGACGTTAGGTGCGTATGCTTTATTGCTGAATGCGTATCTTGATGAATTCTCAGCTCCGATTATCCTGCCAGTATTAATGTTAGTTATTCTTTTCTACGAGCGTTTGACGCAAGAAAAAGATGTTCTAAAACGCGAGAATATGAACATTGATTACATCGAAGAGCGGGTAGGAGCTTCCTTGAACGACCTTAAAACCGGTCGTGATTCGATGGAGAAAATTGTGCGCGAAGCGACCACGGAAGCAACCGGTCATATCGGTGCTTTGCTGATGCTGATGGGCATGACGATGGGTATTGGTGGTGTGATTGATCGCGCCGAAATCATGCTGTTATTACCGGCGGAATTTAGCTCAATTTGGATGGCGATGGCCCTGCTAGTTGGCATGTTGGTCTTTATCGGCATGATCATGGACCCATACGGTGCGGTTGTGCTGGTAACCGCCACGATTGCGGATATCGCCTACAAGAATGGCATTGATCCGGTGCATTTCTGGATGGTGACACTTGTAGCCTTCGAGCTTGGCTATCTAAGCCCGCCGGTGGCACTGAATCATCTGTTAACGCGACAGGTGGTTGGCGAACGGGAGTTCGAATTGGCGAAGGAAGAGAGTGCTGGTGAGAACTTCTGGTATCGTAATGAGCGGATTCTGTTGCCGCTGGTCACCATGGCGGTTGCCTTGGTTATTGTCGCCTTTCTGCCACTGGCGATTGGTTACGATTAA
- the bioD gene encoding dethiobiotin synthase — protein MQRYFLTGTDTDAGKTLISSALLLNARQLGFSTFGLKPVAAGCEYMNGEWQNSDARLLRQYSTTTATYPVHNPIALEAAIAPHIAAQREGIALSVSSLFTACQPALEIEADRQIIEGAGGWLVPLNDTETLADFACALKLPVILVVGMRLGCINHAQLSAQAIQASGLPLAGWVANCLHADMDAQQDNLDYLTQWFQRQNVEHLGTVPRFSGIDTSREEELSAVAAHLHWPTIDVTA, from the coding sequence ATGCAACGTTATTTCTTAACAGGCACAGATACCGATGCCGGCAAAACCCTGATCAGTAGCGCACTCTTATTGAATGCACGACAACTCGGTTTCAGTACCTTTGGTTTGAAACCAGTCGCAGCGGGGTGCGAGTACATGAATGGTGAATGGCAAAACAGCGATGCCCGCCTGTTACGCCAGTACAGCACCACCACGGCCACCTACCCAGTGCACAACCCCATCGCCTTAGAAGCCGCTATTGCACCGCACATAGCAGCACAACGCGAAGGCATAGCACTGAGTGTTAGTTCACTTTTTACAGCCTGTCAGCCCGCGTTAGAAATAGAAGCCGACCGACAAATAATAGAAGGTGCCGGTGGTTGGTTAGTCCCACTCAACGATACCGAAACCTTGGCCGACTTTGCCTGCGCATTAAAACTGCCCGTTATTTTGGTGGTTGGCATGCGCTTGGGTTGCATCAACCATGCGCAACTAAGCGCGCAGGCAATACAAGCCAGTGGTTTACCATTAGCGGGATGGGTAGCGAACTGCCTGCACGCCGATATGGATGCACAGCAGGATAATTTGGACTATTTAACTCAGTGGTTTCAGCGCCAGAATGTCGAGCACTTAGGCACTGTGCCTAGGTTTTCAGGAATCGACACCAGTAGAGAAGAAGAACTCAGCGCAGTAGCTGCGCATCTGCATTGGCCGACCATTGATGTAACCGCCTAG